The following nucleotide sequence is from Candidatus Krumholzibacteriia bacterium.
GCTGTCGAGCGGCGCGGCGGAGACGTTCAACCAGGAGTACGACCGGCGCTTCCGCGAGAGCTACGTCTGGGATACCATCAGCGAGTGGCAGCACCTGCTGGAGGACGAGGACTACTGACGGAGCAACAACTGTGAACCCGCGCAAACCAACTTCGCAGACGGAATGGGTGACCGTTGCCTCGTTCAACCAGCCCATCGAGGCGCACCTGGCCCGTACACGGCTGGAGGCCGAGGGGATCCCGTGCGTGGTTGGCGACGAGAACCTGGTTCGTGTGTACGCGTTTCTCTCCAACGCGGTGGGGGGCGTGAAGCTCAAGGTGCCGGCGTACGCCGCCGAACAGGCGCGCGCGGCGCTCCGTCCCCGTCCGCGGTTGGTGGAGGCCGCCGGTGAGGACGACGCGGCGGACGGAGAGATGATCTGCCCGCGCTGCCGCTCCTACGATGTGTACTACCAGCGCTACAGCCGGCGTGTCGCCGGTTTCTTCATTCTGCTTTTCGGTTTCCTGATTCCGTGGCGGGATCGGCGCTGGACCTGCAAACAGTGCGGTTATGAATGGAAGGAGCGTTAGAGACGTCATGACCCAGCCCACGCCCATGTCCGGCGCCGCCCTGGATGTTCCGGTTCACAAGATCGAGGTCGCGCACCGCCAGGCACAAGTCGTCACCGGCGCCATCGCCGGTTCACTGGTGGTCTATGCCGCGATGATCGAGGTGCTGCGGCGCACGCTGCCCGCGCCAGAGGATTTTGCCAGTTTCGAGATGTTGCGCATTGCGTTGTTTGCGTTTGCCGGGGTTCTCGTATTCACCTCCACCGTGCTCAAGGGAACCATCCTGCGCAATCCGCCGGCCAGTGGCGACATGCGCATTGCGCGCCTGCGCACCGCGAGTATCATCACCGCGGCCTTCGCGGAAGTGCCCGTTATCTTCGGGCTGGTGCTGTTCATCGTGGGGCGGCAGACGAGCGACTTCTACATCCTGCTGCTGGTGTCGATCTACATGCTGGTGCGGCACTTCCCGCGCAGGGAGCAGTGGGAGAGCTATGTGCGCCGCGGTGGCGCGGCCCGCTGACGACCGTCATGCTCGACCTGCGCAACTTCGACGTCATCTCCTTCGACTGCTACGGCACCCTCATCGACTGGGAGTCCGGCATCCTCGACGCCCTTGCGCCGTTTCGTGAGGCCGGGAAGCTCGATGTCAGCGACGAGTCGCTGCTGGCGAGCTTCGCCATGCTCGAGGCAACCCTGGAGGACGGGGAGTACCGCCGCTATCGCGAGGTGCTGCGGGGTGTTATGCGCGGGCTGGCCACGCGCTATTCCGTTCCGGAAGCGAAGGTCGACCTGGATGCACTGGCCAGCTCGTTGCCCTCGTGGCAACCGTTCCCCGACACGGTGGAGGCCCTGCAGAGGCTTCGCGCACACTACAAGCTCGCCATCATCAGCAACATCGATGTCGACCTCTTTGCCGGCACCGCGAAGCACCTCAACGTGGAGATCAGCCATCTCATCACCGCCGAACAGGTGGGTGCCTACAAGCCGTCGCAGGAGAACTTCACCCTCGCGCTGCAGAGCATGGGCATTCCCCGCGAGCGGTTGCTGCACGCGGCGCAGAGCCGCTTTCACGATATCGCCCCGGCGCGCGCCCTGGGGATCTCCTGCGTGTGGGTGAACCGGCGGGGCGCGAAGTCCGGTGGTGGTGCCACCGCGCGCTCCGCCGCGGTTCCCGACCTGGAGGTGCCGGACCTCAAGACCCTCGCCGACCGAGTGGATGCGGCCTTCGCCTGAGCGCCGGGTTCCGTGGTTGAATCAACCGCGGCGTGGAAATGATGGCCTGCGGACGCCATTTTTCTTGCTTAACCGATAAGAGGCCGGTTTACACGGCCGCCGCGAAGCGGTATACTATTCAGCAGGTTTTCCCCGTCCGGACGCGTATTTCTGGACGGCGCGCAGTCGGGCAACCGACCCACCTCCTAGAAGACTGACCTCCTCTGGTGGGGCGCCGGCCGAAATACCGCGGGCGGGGGTGAGGCGCGCCGCCGGGGCAGAGAACAGCAAGGCCCGCCCGAATCAGGACTCCGGTCCCGTTTCGGGCGGGCTTTTCGTTGCGGTCACCTGCCAGGACGCGCGGCGGGTTCGGTCCCGATCAGGGCTTGTAGCCCTTGGCAAGACCGATCCGGTTGGGCGTTGCGCTCCCCTCGGAGTCGCCGGTGTACCAGAGCAGGAAGTGACCTTCCGTGCCCGCCGGTATCGATGCGTCGATGGAGGCTGCGGGGTGCTCCAGATCGCCCGAATCGAAGGGCAGCGGCACCAGCAGGTCCGAACTCGGCGCAAGGACCGGCAGCGACGCGCGGCTCCACGTGAGCCCATTGCTGCTGGTGGCATAGCCGATCGTGTTGAGCACGTCGCCCGCCTGATCGCCGGCCTCGTACCACATGTGGAACGCGGGCGAGGCGGCCGGGTCATGGACCACCGACGGTGCGTTCACCGAGTACGCGTCGAAGGCCGCGGAACCCGGGGAGAAGACCGGTCCCGCGGAGGGCCCGGTATTGCCGGCGGCGTCCTCTATCACCCATGCGATCCCATCGGCGGATTCCGCATAGCCGATGCGGCCGGGTCCGTCGTCGGCCCCGTTCGTCGTGTTGATGGCTTCGAACCACATCTTGTAGGTGTCGCCCTGGAGAATCACGCAGGGGTCCGCCACCCGCACCGACGCGAATGCGGCGGTGAGCCCGGTGCACGGCGTGAACGACGACCATGTCACGCCATCAGCCGACGTGCCGTACAGAATCGTGCTGGTCTGGCCCGTCGTGCCGCTGCGCCCCTCGAACCACATCTTGTAGCGCTCTGCCGCCTCGGCCGGCCGTTTGTCGACCAGGACGGTGGGATCGGTGGCCGCGAACGAGTAGCCACTGGCTGGTGCGCCCGTTCCAACGACCAGCGTCCGTCCGATCGTCAGGGGCAGGAGGTCTTCTTCGGCGGAACTTACCAGGCCGATCACGGTTCCCTGGGTGCCGACCGCTTCATAGTAGAGGAGGAACTTGTCACCGCCGGGGCGGCCGGAATCCACGGCGATCGCAGGGCTGTCCACCTCGTTCCGGTCGAATCCGGAGCCGCTCTCGGCCAGCACCGGGATGATCTCGCCGGATACGTTGCGCGCCCGCGAATACACGATCTGGCCGGATACCTGGCCGGGGCCGCCGGGGCCGCCGGGGCCCGTGGGCGCGGAGTCGCCCCCGCACCCCGCCGCGGGGATGGTGAAGATTGCTGCGAACGCCAAGGCGATCGGGGTGCGGAGGCTTCCTTTGCGGTGCTGTCGCATGCCTGTTTCCTTGTTCTCGGGTGAATGTGGACGGACTGACTGACGTTGCGAACTGCAATGGCCATGCCGGGAGAAGGAGAGCCGTAAGCTGATGCGCAAACGTAGCTTGGCGCGACGGGTGGGCAGCGGTTTCTGTAGCGCGCGTCACAACCCGTGTCTCACGCGTGTCTCAAGTGTCCGCCTCGAAACCGCTTGAAAGGGCTGTCGCGGAGGGGTAGTTTCGCCCTGACAGCCGCAGTCGCCATCGAACCCAACCGTCAGGGAGACTCACACCATGAACGCCATCGACCGGACGTGTATCGACACGATCCGATTCCTCGCGGTGGATGCTGTCGAAAAAGCCCGCTCCGGCCACCCCGGAATGCCCATGGGCGCCGCCCCCATGGCCTACGTGCTGTGGGACCGTATCCTTCGCCACAACCCCGGCGACCCGCTGTGGTTCGACCGCGACCGCTTCGTTCTCTCCGCCGGCCACGGCTCCATGCTCCTGTACGCGCTGCTCCACCTGTACGGCTACGGCCTCTCACTGGAAGACATCGTCAACTTCCGCCAGTGGGGCAGCCGCACGCCCGGGCACCCGGAGTTCGGCCACACCCCGGGGGTCGAGGCCACCACCGGCCCGCTGGGGCAGGGCTTCGCCATGGGTGTGGGCATGGCCATGGCGGAGGCGCACCTGGCGGCGCGTTTCAACGTTCCCGACGAAGCCCCGGTGGTGGACCACTACGTATTCGGAATCGTGTCCGACGGCGACCTCATGGAGGGCATCAGCAACGAGGCCGCCTCGCTGGCGGGAACGCTGAGGCTTGGAAAGATCGTCTATTTGTACGACGACAACCGCATCACCATCGACGGCGCCACGTCGCTGGCGTTCAGCGAGGATGTCGGCAAGCGCTTCGAGGCGCTGGGATGGCACGTGGAGTCGGTGGAGGACGGCAATGACATCGACACCATTGAAGAGGAGATCCGCGCCGCGCAGGACGACCCGCGTCCGTCGCTGATCAAGGTGCGCACCCACATCGGCTATGGCAGTCCGCGCGAGGACTCCGAGAAGTCCCACGGCGAACCGCTGGGTGCCGAAAACGTGCGCGCCGCCAAGACGAAGCTCGGCTGGCCGCTGCAGCCGCCGTTCCACATCCCCGATGAGGCGCAACGGCATTGCCGCGTGCGTGCCGAACACGGTGCCAAGCTGCAGCGCGACTGGAGCGCGCGCGTCTACGAGTATGGCCGCGATCATCGCCGCAAGGCCGAGGAGTTCAAGGTCGTGCGCGACGGCACCTTCAAGCGCGGGTGGGACAAGGATCTGGTGACCTTCGACAAGGCCATCGCCACGCGCGCCGCGTCGGGCAAGACCATCAACGCGCTCGCCGAGCGCATTCCCACGCTGCTGGGCGGGTCCGCGGATCTGACCGGGTCCAACAACACGCGCATCGAGTCGTCGGGCTTCTTTGCGTCGCACGCCTACCACGAGCGCAACATCCACTTCGGCGTGCGCGAGCACGCCATGGGCGCCATCGTGAACGGCATGGCACTGCACGGCGGCGTGGTGCCCTACGGGGGCACCTTCCTGATCTTCTCGGATTACATGCGGCCCGCCATTCGCCTCTCCGCGCTGATGGGGGTGCCGAGCACGTTCGTGTTCACGCACGACTCCATCGGCCTGGGGGAGGACGGTCCCACCCACCAGCCGGTCGAGCAACTGGCCAGCCTGAGGGCGATTCCCGGGCTCACCGTGTTTCGGCCCGCGGACGCCAACGAGACCGCGGCCGCGTGGACCGTTTCGCTGGGGCTCACCGGCCCGCGTGTGTTTGCGCTCTCGCGCCAGGCGCTGCCCATCCTGGAGGTGGGCGCGGATGTGATGCGCAAGGGCGTGGCACGGGGCGCATACGTGGTTGCAGAAGCGGAAGGGAAGAAGAAGCCGGACGTGGTGCTCATCGCCACCGGCTCGGAAGTCCACCTGGCGCTGGAGGCACGCGGCGCGCTGGCGTACCGCGGCATCGCTGCGCGGGTGGTATCGATGCCGTCGTGGGAACTGTTCCGCCAGCAGACGGTGCGCTATCGCAACTCGATCATGCCGAAGTCCGCGCGCAAGGTGGCCATCGAGGCGGCCGCCAGCATGGGTTGGCGGGAATGGGTGGGCGACAAGGGTGCGGTGATCGGGCTGGACCGCTTCGGCGCGTCGGCGCCGGCCGGTGTGGCCATGGAGAAGCTCGGCTTCAGCGTGGAGAACGTGGTGAAGACGGTACTCGAGGTGGTCGGCAACACGGCGAAGCCCACCGCGAATCCGGCAACGCAGCCCCAGGAGGGTTGAGACGCTTCTCTCATTTGAGAGTCCCAAGCCATCAGCACCGCATGCACCCGGGTGGGGCTCGTGGATTCCGCTGGCGCTCGCGCTGGTTTCCGTGGCGCTTCACCTCACCGCCGGGCTCAACTACGGCATCTTCCGCGACGAACTCTACTACTGGGACTGCGCCAATCACCTCGCCTGGGGCTACGTCGACCACCCGCCGTTGTCCATTGCCGTGCTCGCCGGCTGGAAGGTGGTCTTTGGCGATTCTCTCTTCTCCCTGCGCGTGATCCCGGCGCTGGCCGGCGGCGCGCTGGTTTTCGTGGTGGCGGCACTCGCGCGGCGCATGGGCGCCTCGCGATTCGGCGTGAACCTCGCCGCCCTCATCACCCTCGCGGTACCATGCTACCTGGGCATCACCGGCATCTACTCCATGAATGCCTTCGATCTGCTCTTCTGGGCGGCGGGATATCTGTTGGTACTGCGCCTCATCGAAGCGCCACGTACGGGAACGTGGGTCGCGCTCGGCGTGTGCGTGGGGATCGGGATGCTGAACAAGATCAGCGTCAGTGTGTTCGTGGTGGCGCTGTTGGCGGGGGCTCTGGTTACGCCGCAGCGGCGCTGGCTGCGCACGCGCGGCCCCTATCTGGCGGGAGCAATCGCGGCGCTCATCTTTTTGCCCCATGTGCTGTGGCAGATTTCCAACGGCTGGCCCACGCGCGAGTTCATCGAGAACGCGCAGCGCTACAAGATCACTGCCTTGAGTCCACCGGGTTTCCTGGCTGGCGTGATGATGGAAATGAGCCCGCCGCTCGCACCGCTGCACCTGGTTGGGATTGCGGCGCTGTTCTTTCTGCCCTCGCTGCGGCGCTTCCGGATGCTGGGCTGGATGGTGGTGGCGGCCATTGCATTCTTCATGCTGCAACGCAGCAAGCCCTACTACGTGGACGCCGTGTTTCCGGCCGTCATCGCGGCGACCGGCGTCGCCGTTGGTGTGGCGGCGGGGCGCCTGCGCTGGCTCAGGCCGGTGGTGGTGGTGTTCGTTGCCGCGTGCATGCTGGTCACCACACCCTTCGCCGTGCCCGTGCTTCCGGTAGAAACGTTCATTGCGTACATGCACAAGACCGGTGGTGGCGGCAGTTCGGGGGAGAACCGCGAGACCGCGGAACTGCCACAGTTCTATGCGGATCGTTTCGGGTGGCAGGAACTCGCCGAACAGGTTGCGGAGACATTTCGCGGACTACCGGATGAGGACCGCGCTGACTGCCTCATCTGGGGCAGGAACTACGGCAACGCCGGGGCGCTCAACTACTACGGGCGTGCGCTGGGGTTGCCGACCGCCGTGTCGACCCACAACAATTACCACCTGTGGGGACCGGGCCGGAACAGCGCGCGTGTGGTGATCACGGTGGGAATCGGGCCGGAGGATCTCGGGGATGCGTTCGAGGAGTATGTCGAAGCCGGAAGCACGCACGCCCGCTACGCCATGCCGGACGAGACGGGCGTTGGCATCTGGGTGTGCCGCGGGATCCGGCTGCCGCTCGAGGAAGTCTGGCGCCTCGGGAAGGCCTACAGGTAATGCAAAGAAACCCGTGTCAACCTGGAGATCATCCTCTAGAATCCCCCGCGAATAGGCGCCGGCCTTGCGTGTAACAGGAGCCAGCGGAAGGACACCATGAACTGCCCCAGATGCGAGAAGCCCATCGTCGCCCTCGAACTGAACCAGATCGAGGTGGACCACTGTCTCAAGTGCGGTGGCGTGTGGCTTGACCCCGACGAAATGGACCTCCTGCTGGCGGGTTCCGCCGGGCGGGAGGAGATCCGCGCCAACATGCGCCCCGACGACGGGGGCGGGGAGCGCACCATCCGCTGCCCGATGTGCGAGAAGAAGATGGCGAAGGTACGGGTGGCGCGTGACAACGGTGTGGGCCTTCGCATCGACCGGTGCGAAAACGGTCATGGCACCTGGCTGGATGGCGGGGAACTGCACGCGCTGGTGGCGCTGTCGGATTTTCCCGCCGCAGACCGGATTCACGACTTTCTGAGTGCCATATTTCGCGGGCCGCAGGCGGGCTCGCGCTCATAGTCCGAACCCTTAGGAGGGCGTCATGACAATAGCTGGCCTGGTTTTCCTGGGAATCGTCGCACTGGCGATCTTCTTCTTCGTCGGCATCTACAACTCGCTGGTGCAGCTGCGCAACCGCGTGAAGAACGCGTGGTCGCAGATCGATGTGCAGCTCAAGCGACGCTACGACCTGATCCCCAACCTGGTCGAGACCGCCAAGGGTTACATGCAGCACGAGCGCGAAACGCTCACCGCCATCACCGATGCGCGCAGCCGCGCCATGGGTGCGGGCACGGTGGCCGACAAGGGCGCGGCGGAGACACAGCTCACCGGCGCCCTCTCCAAGTTCATGCTGGTGGTGGAGAACTATCCTGATCTCAAGGCCAACCAGAACTTCCTGTCCTTGCAGGAAGAACTGACCGGTACCGAGAACAAGATCGCCTTCTCGCGCCAGGCCTACAACGACGCGGTACTCTTCTTCAACAACAAGATCGAGATGTTCCCGTCGAACGTCGTCGCGGGCATGTTCAACTTCCGCCCCGAGGAGATGTTCGAAATCGAGGAAGCCACGCAGCGCGAAGCGCCCAAGGTTCAGTTCACGCGCTAAACGCCTATGATGTGGGAACTCATAGCCGCCAACAGGCGCAAGTCCATGCTGCTCTTTGCGGGCATGGCCACGCTGCTGGTGCTGCTGGGCTATGCCATCGGCGAGACCGTCATGGGCAGCGGCGGTGGGCAGATTGGCATCATCGTCGCCGTCGCCATCTGGGTGATCATGTCGGCCGCCAGCGTGTTCGGGGGGCCGGACCTGGTGCTGCGCATGAGCCGCGCCAGGGAAGTCACCCCGGACGTCCATCCCCAGCTCTTCAACGTGGTGGAGGAGATGAAGATCGCCGGGCAACTGCCCGCGATGCCGAAGATCTACATCATCGACGAGAAGGCGCCCAACGCCTTCGCCACCGGCCTCCGGCCCGAGGACTCGGCCATCGCGGTGACCGCCGGGTTGCTCACGCGCTTGAACCGCGACGAGCTGCAGGGCGTGATCGCGCACGAGACGTCGCACATCATGAACCGCGACGTGCAGTTTCTCACCCTGGCGTCCATCATGCTGGGCAGCATCGTGCTCGTGTCCGAGGTGTTCCTGCGCGGCATGTGGATGAGCGGGGGATCGTCGGGGCGGCGCTACCGCTCGTCCAAGAAAAGCGGCGGTGGTGGCGGCGGCGGGCCGCTGCTGGTGGCGGCCATCGTTCTCGCCATCCTGGGCCCCGTCTTTGCGCGCATCCTGTACTTCTCCATTTCGCGCAAGCGCGAGTACCTCGCCGACGCGTGCGCGGTGCGGCTCACGCGTTACCCCGGGGGACTGGCCAACGCCCTGGAGAAGATATCCGCCAGCAACCTGCCGCTGGAGGCGGCCAACAAGGTGAACGCCCCCATGTTCATCGTGGCCCCGTTGCAGGACGGCAAGAAGGTGGCGGCGTCCGGCTGGGGTGCCACCCACCCGCCCATCGAGCAGCGCGTCGCGATTCTGCGCGGGATGAGCGAGGGCGCCGGGTACCTGAGCTACCAGCACGCGTTCGCAAAGGTGATGGGCAAGCCTGCCATGCTGCTGCCGGCCTCGGCCATCAAGCAGGACGAGCGGGTGGCGGTGCGCGATGCGCATCCGGACGTGGTGCGCGAGGAGAGCGAGAAGCAGAAGGCGCGCAACGTCATGGACCTCATGCGCGCCGTCAACGGGTTCGCGTTTCTCCTGTGTGCGTGCGGCCTGAAGATCAAGGTGCCGCCCGACTACGCCGACCCGGTGATCCACTGCCCGCGCTGCGCGCGCGAGAACGAAATTCCCAAGGCGACGGTGAGCGAGTTTGCGGAAGTGGCGGCGGCGGTGGGCGCCATCGTGGGGGCGGGTGCCGTGGCGGGTGGCGCCGCGGGCGAGGTTCCGTTCGCGAAGCCGGTGGAGGGGGTATCCGGTGAGGACGCGCCGCTCGAATACGCGCGCCGCACGAAGGAGTGGGAGAGCTTCTCCTGCAACTGCGGCCACCTCCTGCAACTCTCGCCCATCTTCTCGGCCAGCCAGATGAAGTGCCCCAACTGCGGACGAATCACGCGGGTGGTGTGATGCGGGGCGCGAATACCATGAGCACCTCTCCAGCAGAGCGTGTCGAGATCGCCTGCAGTATGTCCGAAAACCTTCGGGACATCGTTCGCGCTGGGATTGTCGTGCGTTATGGCGCCGAAGGAGTGGAGCATATGCGCAAGTATCTCTTCCTCGCCTTGTACGGCCAGGACTTCGACGAAGAGAAGAAGCGTCGCATCCTTGCCTCGTGGGGCGAAGCGTGACGTGATCGTCCGGCGCATTGTCTCGGGGGCGCAGACCGGTGCCGACCGTGCGGCGCTCGACGCCGCTCTTGAACTCGGCGTCGAAACCGGGGGCTGGGTGCCGAGGGGGCGCAAGGCCGAAGACGGCGTCATCCCCGATCGCTATCCCAACCTGCGCGAGACCCCCGGCGAGGACTACGAGACCCGCACCCGCTGGAACGTCCGCGACTCCGACGCCACATTGATTCTCTCCCATGGCCCGCTCTCCGGCGGCTCGAAGTTCACCGAGTCCGTCGCGCAATCGCTTGGCAAACCGGTCCTGCACGTGGATCTCGCGGTGACTCCCGCAGCGAAGGCGGCTGCCGTCATCCGCGAATGGCTGTCGGGTCTGGCGGGTGACACCCTCAACGTGGCCGGTCCGCGCGCGAGCAACGACCCGGCAATCTACCCGGAAGCGCGGAACATCGTGCATCGAATACTCACGCCGGGCCAATAAGGTGTGGCCCGATCGCCCGCCGCAATACATATTCGATCCAGCAGCGAGACCCCGCCCGGAGGTTGCCATGCGTCGAACCATGATCCTGGCCGGTGTCCTGTTGTGCCTCGTTTCTTCCGCCGCCCACGCCATGTGGGCCGCAATGCGCCTCGAGAGCGTCGTCACCCAGTCGGACCTCATTGTTGTCGCCACGTTGAGCGACACCCGCAGCCACCGCGAAGCGGGAATGGACGTGGTGGAAGGTCCACTGGTGGTGGAACGCGTGATCTGGGGGGAGGTCGCGCCGGGCGACACGCTCCTCCTGCGCTGGCAGAATTATCCGGAAGTCGCCTGTCCGCGCGTTGAGAACGGGCGCTACACCGGCACCTCCCAGATCTGGTTCCTCACCCGGGATGCCGACGGCGTGGTTCACGCGGATCATCCCCATCGTGTCATGCCACCGACGGAGTTCGACACGGTCGTTGATACCATGCGCGCATACCCGTATCGGGTAATCACGCCGCGTTTCGATATCGGTGAGCCGGTGAATATCGACATCATCTTTCGTAATGCCACCGACGCGCCAATCGAAGTGCCGGCCATGGAGATCAGCCAGGGGCGCATGACCTACGGCACCGGCTTCGACTTTCGTCCCCAGTTGCACGAGCAGAACTGGGTGCCGCGCGCGGACGCCCGCTTTCAGCCCGACAGCACAATGGCGCCCCTGACGCTGGCGCCCGGAGAGTCGAGGCGGGTGTCCATTCCGCTGTCGGAACTCGTGGGTGAGCTTCCGCCGGCGACGCATCGCTTCGAAATCGTGGTAAACGGCCGCGTCATGCGGTGCAACGTGCAGGTTCTGTCGGCGTGGATGACCCGCCTGGAACGCGTTCGCGACACGCCCGCGGAGATCGACTTCTATCTCGCAACGCTGCGTGATACCGCGCAGGCGCAGCAGTCGGCACTCATGATGCTGAGATTGAAGCGCAGCGAGACGGTGCGGGTCGCGCCGCAGCTGATGGCGCTGTGCGACTCGCTCCCGGTGCCGATTCGTCTGCAGGTCATTCAGCTGATAACAATCCTCGACTTCGATACCGACTCGCGCCTCGATTTCCTGCTGGAGCGAGTCCACCATCCCGACGCGCGCGTGCGAGGCGCGGCCGGCTACGGCATCGGCATGGTCATGCAGGGGGGCATCCCGGCGGACCGGCGGGTGGGGGCGGGCAACGCGTTGATCCATCTCCTCGGGGACGAGGACCCCGGCGTGCGTGGCGCGGCAATCAATTCCGTAAACAACGCGCGCGTGATCGGCGCGCTTCCCACGCTGAAGTCGATTATCGAATTCGACGCCAATCCCGGCAATCGCGAGTCCGCGCGCCGGACGGTCAACGTGCTGGAGGGCCGCAATCCCTGCCGGGACCGCCCGGCCCGGGCGGACTGAAGCGTGCGCGGGGCTCGTTACACTGGAGATCTTCGACGTCGCCGGGCGCCGCCCCAATGGGATAGAATGGTCGCGTGACGCTCACCGACCTGCTTCCCATCCTGCAACTGGCCATCGGCCCGACCATTCTGGTGTCGGGCGTGGGGCTGGTAATGCTGTCGATGACGAACCGCTTCAGCCGCATCATCGACCGCTCGCGCCAGTTGACGCGGGAATCGCGTACCGAGCCCGATGCGGTGCGCGATCTCATTCTGGCCGAGCTCCGCATCCTGGCGCGCCGCGCCAGGGTGGTGCGCGCGGCGATTGCGCTGGCATCCTCCAGCGTGCTGCTGGCGGCGCTCTTGATCATGAGTCTCTTTGCGGGTGTGCTTTTCAGCCTGTCGATCGCGTGGCTGGTGGTGGCGGTCTTCTCTCTGTGCCTGGCATGCCTCATCGCCGGTCTGATTCTCTTTATCTACGACATCAACCTGTCCCTGCGCGCGCTGTGGCTGGAGATGCCGGTGGGCGGAGACGTCGATGGGGGGCGGCCCGCGCTCCAAAATAGCCCTTTACTTCCGGGGGCCTGGGGGGTATTCTCCTTGTTGACCTACCTTTACGCCCTCGGGACTATCTTGTTCAGCTTCCCTCTCGCAGAGTTGCTCGA
It contains:
- a CDS encoding DUF2721 domain-containing protein; amino-acid sequence: MTLTDLLPILQLAIGPTILVSGVGLVMLSMTNRFSRIIDRSRQLTRESRTEPDAVRDLILAELRILARRARVVRAAIALASSSVLLAALLIMSLFAGVLFSLSIAWLVVAVFSLCLACLIAGLILFIYDINLSLRALWLEMPVGGDVDGGRPALQNSPLLPGAWGVFSLLTYLYALGTILFSFPLAELLDP